Within Burkholderia cepacia GG4, the genomic segment GCCGCGCAGCCCGTCGACGAAACGAACCGCGCACGCGTCGCGGCGCTCGCCGAGCGCTATCGCGCGCTGCGCGGCGCGCTGGGCGAACTCGTGCAATTCCTCGACGCCGACAACATCCAGGCGTTCCTCGACCAGCCGACGCAAGGCTTCCAGGACGCGTACCTCGCCGAACTGCACCGCTTCGCCGATTACGGCGGCGCATCGAGCCGCGACGCGCTCGGCACGATCGACAGCGGGATGCAGTGGTTCAAGTGGGTCGGCATCGTGCTGCTGGTGGCGATGCTGGCGGCGAGCGTGGCCATCTATGCGGCCGCGCGGCGCGCGGTCGTCGCGCCGCTGGACGAAGCCGGCCGCCATTTCGAGCGGATCGCGCAGGGCCGGCTCGACGAAACCGTGCGGGCCGGCGGCGTGTTCGAGATCGACCGGATGCTGCGCGGCCTCGCCGCGATGCAGGCAAGCATCGCGGACACCGTGCGCACGGTGCGTCACGCGTCCGACGCGATCCACCTCGGCGCGGGCGAGATCGCCGGCGGCAACGCGGACCTGTCCGCGCGGACGGGCACGCAGGCCGCGTCGCTCGAGGAAACCGCCGCGAGCATGGAGGAACTGACCGCGACCGTCCGCCAGAATACCGACAGCGCGCGCGCGGCCAGCGCGCTGGCCGACGCGGCGCTCGACGCGACGCGCCACGGCGGCGGCGTGGTCGACAGCGTGATCGACCGGATGCGCGGCATTGCGCAGAGCTCGGGACGGATCGCAGAGATCATTTCGGTGATCGACGGCATCGCGTTCCAGACCAACATCCTCGCGCTGAACGCGGCGGTCGAGGCCGCGCGGGCCGGCGAGCAAGGCCGCGGTTTCGCGGTGGTCGCGGGCGAAGTGCGCTCGCTCGCGCAGCGCAGCGCGCAATCGGCGAAGGAGATCAAGGCGTTGATCGAGGAATCGGTCGCGCAGATCGACGGCGGCTCGGAGCTCGTCGAGCGTGCCGGCGACGCGATGCGGACGGTGTCGGC encodes:
- a CDS encoding methyl-accepting chemotaxis protein, whose translation is MFGKIKLASGLLGVLTVFCLFLFAIEALGFWALASTRSGVDDLSNVAISQVDAASQATERLLDARVNLSRAGTRMVRGGPKPDDIIRHASASLAEADKAFAALTAAQPVDETNRARVAALAERYRALRGALGELVQFLDADNIQAFLDQPTQGFQDAYLAELHRFADYGGASSRDALGTIDSGMQWFKWVGIVLLVAMLAASVAIYAAARRAVVAPLDEAGRHFERIAQGRLDETVRAGGVFEIDRMLRGLAAMQASIADTVRTVRHASDAIHLGAGEIAGGNADLSARTGTQAASLEETAASMEELTATVRQNTDSARAASALADAALDATRHGGGVVDSVIDRMRGIAQSSGRIAEIISVIDGIAFQTNILALNAAVEAARAGEQGRGFAVVAGEVRSLAQRSAQSAKEIKALIEESVAQIDGGSELVERAGDAMRTVSASITRVVQTMSEITAASVEQSVGIEQVNQAVTQMDQLTQQNAALVEEVAAAAASLNDQTAHLMQAVSVFELGDARAGRGVRDAGAASFDGAGYEPAGSAA